One window of the Dreissena polymorpha isolate Duluth1 chromosome 5, UMN_Dpol_1.0, whole genome shotgun sequence genome contains the following:
- the LOC127881034 gene encoding cyclin-dependent kinase 20-like has translation MVMEHYTILGRIGEGAHGIVLKAKHIESGEVVALKKIPLRKLEDGIPNTALREIKALQEIEDNPYVVKLREVFPHGSSLVLDFEYMPSDLSEVIRNSDKPLTEAQVKSYMLMLLKGVAFCHENNIMHRDLKPANLLISSTGHLKIADFGLARVFQNKGNRLYSHQVATRWYRAPELLYGARKYDEGVDLWAVGCIFGELLNNSPLFPGENDIKQLCCVQGVLGTPNEKIWPGMHELPDYNKITFPEAHPVPFEKVVPDASLEALDLLKKFLVYQSKNRISAKEALVHPYFFTEPLPAHHSELPIPQRSQRGLQRRQNAHQYNIEAPLDKSCIDPELLAPHVVKIK, from the exons ATGGTGATGGAACATTATACAATCTTGGGACGAATTGGAGAGGGAGCCCATGGGATCGTTCTAAAAGCAAAACACATTGAG AGTGGCGAAGTTGTTGCCTTGAAAAAGATCCCATTGCGTAAACTGGAGGATGGTATACCAAATACTGCTCTCAG AGAAATAAAAGCTTTACAAGAGATAGAAGACAATCCATAT GTTGTGAAACTACGAGAGGTGTTCCCTCATGGCAGCTCCCTTGTGCTGGACTTTGAGTACATGCCCTCTGACCTCTCTGAGGTTATACGCAATTCAGATAAGCCCCTCACAGAGGCCCAGGTGAAATCCTACATGCTCATGCTGCTGAAAGGGGTTGCTTTCTGTCACGAGAACAACATTATGCACAGG GATCTTAAGCCTGCCAATCTTCTGATCAGTTCTACGGGACACCTGAAGATTGCTGACTTTGGTTTGGCGAGAGTTTTCCAGAACAAGGGCAACAGACTGTACAGCCATCAGGTGGCCACTCG ATGGTACAGAGCCCCAGAACTGTTGTATGGTGCAAGGAAGTATGATGAAGGAGTCGACCTATG GGCAGTAGGCTGTATATTTGGAGAACTGCTGAACAATTCACCACTCTTTCCA GGGGAGAATGACATCAAGCAGCTGTGCTGTGTACAGGGAGTGTTGGGGACACCGAACGAGAAGATATGGCCG GGAATGCACGAGTTACCGGACTACAACAAGATCACGTTCCCTGAGGCTCACCCGGTGCCGTTCGAGAAGGTGGTGCCTGACGCCTCCCTGGAGGCCCTTGACCTCCTGAAGAAGTTCCTTGTGTACCAGTCCAAAAACAGGATATCAGCCAAGGAG GCGCTGGTGCATCCATATTTCTTCACGGAACCACTTCCGGCTCACCACTCAGAGCTGCCGATCCCGCAGCGCAGCCAGCGCGGACTCCAGCGGCGGCAGAACGCGCACCAGTACAACATAGAGGCCCCACTTGACAAGTCCTGCATTGACCCAGAGCTCCTGGCGCCACATGTCGTGAAAATTAAATGA